Below is a window of Diaminobutyricibacter sp. McL0608 DNA.
GCGCATCCGGTTTTACGTCGGCGAACACCGTCGGCGCGACGTAGTTGCCGTCGGGCAGGCCCTCCGGTCGGCCGCCACCGGCGAGAAGCCGTCCCTCGGATTTGCCGAGCTCGACGTAGCTCATCACCTTGGCGTAGTGCTCTGGATGCACGAGCGCGCCGACCTCTGTCGCCGGGTCGTGCGGGTCACCGACCACGATCCTCCTGGCGCGTGCGGCGTAGCGTTCGAGGAATTCGTCGTAGATGGAGCGTTCGACGAGGATGCGCGAGCCGGCGGTGCACCGCTCGCCGTTGAGCGAGAAGACTCCGAACAGTGTCGAATCGATGGCCGCGTCGAGGTCGGCGTCGGCGAAGACGACGGCGGGGGACTTTCCGCCGAGCTCCATGGAGAGGCCTTTGAGGTTCTCCGCGGAGTTGCGGAAGATGGTCTGCCCGGTCGTCGTCTCACCGGTGAAGGAGATCAGGGGGACACCGGGATGCTTGACGAGCGCGTCGCCCGCCTCCTCGCCGAGCCCGTTCACCAGGTTGAAGACGCCGTCGGGCAACCCGGCCTCGCGGAAGATCCCGGCCCACAGGCTGGCCGACAACGGGGTGAACTCGGCAGGCTTCAGCACCACGGTGCAGCCCGAGGCGAGGGCGGGAGCGAGCTTCCAGCTCTCCAGCATGAAGGGGGTGTTCCAGGGCGTGATCAGGCCGGCGACGCCGATCGGCTTGCGGTTGACGTAGTTCATCTGCACGCCGGGCACCCGGTAGGTGTCGTCTGCCTGCGCCACGATCAGGTCGGCGAAGAAGCGGAAGTTCTCTGCGACGCGTTGCGCCTGCCCGAGTGCCTGGGTGATCGGAAGACCCGTGTCGAAGGTCTCGAGTTCGGCCAGCCTGGCATCCTGGGCCTCCACGGCATCCGCGATCCTGTTCAGGATGCGCGCACGGGCACGCGGTGCGAGTCGCGGCCACGGACCCTCCTTGAAGGCTTTCGTGGCTGCCGCGACCGCGAGGTCGATGTCGGCTTTCTGCCCGGCCGCCGCCGTCACGTAGACCTCGTTGGACACGGGGTCGAGCACGTCGAAGGTCTGCCCGCCGACGCTGTCGACGAACTCACCCCCGATGAAGTGCTGGATCTTCTCGGGCAGGCCCTCGGGAACGTAGTGCGCCATGTCAGTGTCCTTTCACCGTGAAGCCGTCGACGGGAGACAGGTATCGTTCGCCCGCCTTCAGGTATTCGCGGATCTTCGTGAGACCGCCGGGGGTCGGCGTGATCAGCGGCGGCCGTACGAAACCGGACTCGATCAGCCCGCGCTGTTCGAGCACCCACTTGCCCGGGGCGGGGTTGGTCTCGACGAAAAGAAGGTCGACGAGCGGGTGCAGACCGTAGTGCAGTTCGCGGGCCCGCTCGATGTCGCCGGAGTTCCACGCCTCGAACAGGTCGGCGTGTGCGCGCGGGGCGATGTTGGACGTCGCGCTCAGGAAGCCGACCCCGCCCAGGGCGAGCAGGGGAAGACACAGCAGTTCGATGCCGCTCCACACCAGCAGGTCGGGCCCGCAGAGCTGCAGCACCCGCGAGAAGTGCTCGAAGTCCTTCGTGGTCTCTTTCACGCCGACGAAGTTGTCGAGATCGCGGTAGAGGCGGGCGACCGTCTCGGGTGCGATGTCGACCGCCGTGCGGCTCGGCACGTTGTACGCCACGATCGGCAGGTCGGGGAACTCCTCGGCGACCGTGCGGTACCAGACGTACAGCGCCTCCTGCGTCGGCCGTGCGTAGTACGGCGTGATGATCAGCGCGGCATCGATGCCGGCGTCACGGGCGGCCGAGGTGAGTTCGAGCGTCTCGTCCAGCTTCTCGGTGCCCGTGCCGGGCATGAACGGGACCCGGTCGTCGATGGCTTTCGCGACCGTCTGGATCGCGGCGATCCGCTCGGGGATCGTCTGGGCGCTCGGCTCACCGGTGGAGCCGCCGATGGACACGCCATGGGTGCCCTGGGCGAGCTGCCACTCGACGAGGTTGGCCAGCCCGGCGTGGTCGACCGCACCGTCAGCGGTGAACGGCGTCATCAGTGGCACGATCGAGCCGCGGATCAGGGACGGGTCGCTGCGGTATTTCACTGGTGTCTTCTTTCCTGATAAGCGAGGAACGCGTCGAGTGTTCTGGTGCGGTGTGCCCGTGCCGCGAGTTCGATATCGAGCGAGGCGGCGTGCTGCTCGAGCAGGGCCAGGATCTGCTCGTGCTCGATCACCGACTCCTGGGCGCGACCCGGCACGAAGCTGAAGGTCGAATCCCGCAGGACGGTCAGCCGGCCCCAGCCGCGGTGCACCAGATCGAGGATGTGCGGATTCGGGCAGTTCTCGAACAGCACCGCGTGGAATTCGAGGTTGAGTTCGGTGAACCGGTGCGGGTCGAAGTGCTCGAGACACTCGATCATCTGCGCGTTGATCGCCCTGGCTCGTGCGATGTCGCCTGCGGTGATGTGCGGCGCCGACAAGGCGGTCGCCGCCCCCTCGACCAGGCTCAGCGTCTGCATCGTGTAGAGGTACTCGGTCTCGTCGTGCATGGCGACCTGCGCGCCCACATTGTGCTCGAACGTGACGAGACCTTCGGACTCGAGCATCCGGATCGCCTCCCGCACCGGCACCACGCTCACATCGAGGGCCTTGGCGATCTGGCCGAGCACGAGCCGGTAGCCCGGTGTGTACGTGCCGTCGGAGATGCGCTCCTTGATCCAGCGGTAGGCGAGTTGCGCTTTGCTCTGCGTCACAGTTTCGCTCGCCATTGTGCGAACCTCGCCTTCCACTGCGCATTCATCGGGTAGAGGCCGTCGATCTTCTCGCCGTCTGCGACCCGTTCGGCGATGAACGTCTCTTCGAGTTCCTGCTCGATGGCGTCGTCGACGATCTCCTCGACCAGGAAAGGCGGGATGACGAGGACCCCATCGGCGTCGCCGACGATGACGTCGCCCGGCTGCACGGCGGCGCCGCCGCAGGTGATGGTGAGGTCGGTGTCCCACGGCACGTGGCGTCGTCCGAGCACTGCCGGGTGCGGTCCGGCGTGGTAGGTGGGGATGGCCAGGGCAGTGACGGCCGCGAGGTCGCGCACGCCGCCATCCGTGACGATCCCGGCAGCGCCGCGCACCTGAGCACGGAGCGCGAGAATATCGCCGACCGTTCCGGTTCCGCGCTCGCCGCGGGCTTCGATGACGATCACGTCGTCGGGGCCGACCGCGTCGAATGAGCGCTTCTGCGCGTTGTATCCGCCGCCGTGAGCCGCGAAGAGGTCTTCGCGGAAGGCGATGTATCGCAGCGTGCGGGCGCGGCCGACGAGTCGTGCGTCGGGCCGGGTCGAGGTCAGCCCGTCGATGGTCACGGCGTTGTAGCCGTGCTTGCGCAGCTGAGCACTGAGCGTCGCGGTGCCGACGCTGTTGATCTTCGCCTTGAGCTCAGCGGTCAGCGTGAACGCGGGCGCGAGGCCTGCAGCCTCGGCGGAACCCCAGGCATCCGCCCGCTGTTCGTCGGTGATCGCGGGCGGCGCGCTGTACGACGGGATGGGCGTCGTTCCTTCGACGACCGGCGTGACCAGTCGCCCGGTGGTCGGCCTGCCGGCGGCTTCGGGGGCATCGACTTCGACCTCGACCACGTCGCCGGGGCGGACGACGGATGCCCCGGCGGGTGTCCCGGTGAGGATGACGTCGCCCGGCTCGAGCGTCAGCTGTTGCGACAGGTCGGCGACGAGCTGGGCGAAAGGGAACAGCAGCTGCGCCGTGGTGTCCTCCTGCACGATCGCACCGTTCACCCACGTTCGGATGCGCAGATTCGTCGGATCGATCAGCGCGGCACTGATCACTTCGGGGCCGAGCGGGGTGAAGCCGTCGCCCCCCTTCGACCGGACATTGGATCCCTTGTCCGCGAGGCGAAGATCGTAGACACCGAAGTCGTTCGATGCCGTCACGCCGGAGACGTACGTCCACGCGTCGGCCGGATCGACGCGGCGCGCCGCGGTGCCGATGACGAGGGCGATCTCACCCTCGAAGGCGAGGAGCTCGGTCCCGGCGGGCCGTTCGATCGGAGTCCCACTGGCCGAGACGGAGGTCGCGGGCTTGAAGAAGTAGCCGGGGTACGCGGGAACGCGACCGCGCTGGGCCGCCCGCGAAGGGTAGTTGATGTGGACCCCGATGATCTTTCCGGGGCGGATCGGCAGCGACTGACCCATGACAACCTCGTCTCGTTAGCAGGAACGATATCACAGATCGTATACAATCCGACTAGTAGTCGATCGGGCGCACGAGTTCATTTGCACTATCGACCACTGCCGAGTGGGATAAGTCCAGCGGTTCGATTCTCAGTAAGGCCAGCGGTGGCCGAATCTCCTCGGTTTCCCACAACATGACGTTCGTCCAGTCCGGCCGATGGAACGACCACCAGGACAGGCCCGCCCAGCGTTGGCTTCCGTCGCCGTCCTGCTCATGGAAGACGCGAAGCGCGAACGGCTGAGTGAACCCCGTGTTCTGCTTCACGATCTGTGACGGCCGAACCTGCCGGCGTATGAGCTCGGCGGGGTCATCGAGATCCAAGACCGGCAGATCGTCCGGGACCTCGAACACGGCCAAGGCCCGCCGCCCGCCGGGCAGGTAGGGGGTCTCGAACATTGATGGCAACCATCTGCCGTGATTGCCGAAGGACTCACCGACCGCGCCCATCGCGGAACGCGAAAGGTACCGGGCGCCGTACGTCTGGGCGTTATCCCATCGACCGGACCCCTGCCGACGGTGGAGGTAACCGGGGTGACCGGGACTATCTGGGCGGGCGGACTGGTGGTGAGCAAAGACCCGGAACAGTTGCATCGCTACGCGTACGCGCCCGCCAGTTCAGCATCGAGGGCGTCGACCACGTCGTGAGATCCTCGAGTTCGCAGCACGTCGATCGGCCGGGCGCCTTCCAGGAACGCGTTCTGCCCCTGAAGCCAGGCGACCACGCTGTCCGTCTGCCACAGCATCGAAGCTCGAGCAACGACGTAGTCAAGATCGAGCAGACCACGTCCGACCTCTGGACTCGGCGATTCTGCCCCCTTGCGCCACTGCGTCGGCTGGCTTCGGTTCACACCTAACAGGCCGGCAAGGACGGCCCCGCTCCCGAGCGTATTGATCAGAAACTCGGTGCGCTCCTGCGTCTGGTTCAGGTTCGCGCGCCTTGACGATCGGAGGTTTGCCATACCTCTACCTGACGCCCAACATACATGTTGGGCATGGCACCCACCGCGATCGGTTGAGTAGCTGGCAGGCCAGATAGTCGGGCGGTGCGGGTGGAAGTTACTACCCCAACCGGCCACCGATCGACCGCGACGCGGTCAGCAGCAGCGTCGCGATCTCGGAGGCGTCCCGGTCGCTGGACACGTAGACCGCCGCAAGGGCTGCAGGGGGACTGCCGTGGGCGGAAAGCGGTACGGCGACCGAACGCAGGCCCGGGATCACCTCGTCATGGCTCGTGGCGAAACCGCCATGATCAAGCGGTCGGCGGGTGACGCCGCGCTCCGCGAGTTCCCGATCGGTGAGCAGCGACTGGATGGCGATCCCCGGCGCCCCGAGCGCAAGCGAGTGGCGCGTGCCCGGTCGCTGGGCGACCGTTGCGGTCCCCGCCCGGGGTTCGACGCTCGACAGCGTGACGCACTGGGTGTGGTCGAGCACCACCAGGAACGCGGTCATCGTGAGCTCGTTCGCGAGTGTCGTGAGTTCGGGAAGGGCGGCGGCCTGGAGGGAACGCTCGACACCGCGGGCGAGAGCGGCCATCTTCGGCGCGAGTGCGAACGCACCTGCCGCGTTCCGCGAGATCATGCCGTGATCCTCGAGGGTGCGGAGGATGCGGTAGGCGATCGACCTGTGCACGCCGAGAGTGGCGGCGAGGTCCGCGATCGTCATCGGTTCGGCCGAGTCGGCGAGCACTTCAAGCACCCGCAGGCCGCGTGAGAGCGTCTGCGAGTGCGGCTGTTGCACGTCGGTCATTCGGCTGCTCTCTGGTTCAGGCTGGATCGGAAGAACTCTGACAGCTCCTCGGTGGCGGTCAGTGGGAGGACCGCGCCGACGTATTGGTCCGGACGCACGACCACGATGGCGCCCGCGCGGTCGATGCCGCGCAGGTCGAAGATGTCCTGCTCCCGGTCCGCGCCGAAAGCGTTCTCGAGGTTCACCAGCCCGAACGGGCTCATCCGGGGCTTGAACGCGGAAGGCACGGTCATGAGGTCCGTGTCCGTGTGATCCTGCTGATAGATCACTTTGACGTCGAACCAGCTGTCAGCGTCCGAGCCCTCCGGCGTGAACGCAAGGATCGGGGAGTCGGAGGAACTCGTGAGCCAGTCCGCGAGGTCAGCCGTCGGCGAGCTTTCGCCGGCCTTCGCGCCGTCGGCGAATACGTAGATACGCCACCGGCCGTCGGCCTGGGCGAGGTGGCCCAGGTGCACCGGGTTGCTGTCGCAGACGCGCCGGACGATCGCCGACTTGAACCGTTTGCCCACCGGGAATCCGGTCGCCAGCGACTGGTGCTCGGTGCCGCCGACGATCGACGACCGCGTGTACTCCGTCATGAAGCCGGCAGGGAACTCGGCCGTCCGGGTGTAGAAGTCCTCGAGCTCGGTCGGGTCTGCGAGCTCGTCGGGCTTCGCCGCCATCATGGCTGACCACACCTTGTCGAAGTCGATCAGATTCTTGGCGATCACCTGCCGCTCGGCCGAGTAGGTGCTGAGCAGCGACTCGGGGCTTCGTCCGTCGAGCACGTAGCCGAGCTTCCAGCCCAGGTTGAAGCCGTCCTGCATGGACACGTTCATGCCCTGGCCGGCCTTGGCGCTGTGCGTGTGGCAGGCGTCTCCTGCGATGAAAACGCGCGGGGTGCGGACACCCAGCTGTTCGGGGATGACGTCGTCGAAGCGGTCGGTCAGGCGGTGGCCGACCTCGTAGACGCTGTACCAGGCGACGTCTTTGACGTCGAGCGTGTACGGGTGAAGGATCTCGTTGGCCCTGGCGACGGTCTCCTCGATCGTCGTGTGCCGAACAGCGCCGTGGTCGTGCTCCGCGACCTCACCGAGGTCGACGTACATCCGGAACAGGTAGCCGCCTTCGCGGGGGATGAGCAGGATGTTGCCGCCCGCGTCGGACTGGATGGCGCATTTCGTGCGAATGTCGGGGAAGTCGGTGACGGCCAGCACATCCATGACGCCCCAGGCATGGTTCGCCTGGTCGCCGTCAAGGGTGCACCCGATCGCGTCGCGCACACGGCTGCGGGCTCCGTCCGCGCCGACCACGTATTTCGCGTGTACGACGCGTTCCCGCCCGATGGTGTCGCCCGCCGTCTCCATGAGGGTGACGGTGACCGGGTATTCGCCCTGGTCGGCGATCTCGAGATCCTGGAATTCCAGCCCGTAGTCGGGCGTCATCCGCGCCGATGAATGGGCCATGAACTCGGCGAAGTAGTCGAGGACGCGAGCCTGGTTCACGAGCAGGTGCGGGAACTCGCTCACGCCGGAGGGGTCGTCGACGGCTCGCGCCGTGCGGATGATGTGCGACGGGTTCTGCGGGTCGGGCTTCCAGAAGTTCATCTCTGTGATCCGGTAGGCCTCGGCGATGATCCGCTCCGCGAATCCGAACGCCTGGAAGGTCTCGACGCTGCGGGCCTGGATGCCGTCGGCCTGCCCGATCGCGAGCCTCCCGTCGCGACGATCGATGATGCGCGTCGTGACGCTGGGAAACTGGGACAGCTGAGCCGCCGTGACCATACCGGCCGGGCCGGTGCCGACGATGAGCACGTCGACGAAGTCGGGGAGTTCCTCCGGGCGATCGACGCCGACACCTGCGAGGGGCTGGATGCGCGGATCACCGGACACGTAACCGCGATGATGGAACTGCACGAATGGCCTCACTTCTCTGTGAATCGCTGTTCGATAATAGAACTGTTCGTTCAACTATCGCACTCAGAGTG
It encodes the following:
- the hpaE gene encoding 5-carboxymethyl-2-hydroxymuconate semialdehyde dehydrogenase, with product MAHYVPEGLPEKIQHFIGGEFVDSVGGQTFDVLDPVSNEVYVTAAAGQKADIDLAVAAATKAFKEGPWPRLAPRARARILNRIADAVEAQDARLAELETFDTGLPITQALGQAQRVAENFRFFADLIVAQADDTYRVPGVQMNYVNRKPIGVAGLITPWNTPFMLESWKLAPALASGCTVVLKPAEFTPLSASLWAGIFREAGLPDGVFNLVNGLGEEAGDALVKHPGVPLISFTGETTTGQTIFRNSAENLKGLSMELGGKSPAVVFADADLDAAIDSTLFGVFSLNGERCTAGSRILVERSIYDEFLERYAARARRIVVGDPHDPATEVGALVHPEHYAKVMSYVELGKSEGRLLAGGGRPEGLPDGNYVAPTVFADVKPDARIFQEEIFGPVVAISPFDTDEEALALANGVKYGLAAYLWTSDLTRAHTFAHATEAGMVWLNSHNVRDLRTPFGGVKASGLGHEGGYRSIDFYTDSQAVHITLGDVHTARFGSK
- the dapA gene encoding 4-hydroxy-tetrahydrodipicolinate synthase, yielding MKYRSDPSLIRGSIVPLMTPFTADGAVDHAGLANLVEWQLAQGTHGVSIGGSTGEPSAQTIPERIAAIQTVAKAIDDRVPFMPGTGTEKLDETLELTSAARDAGIDAALIITPYYARPTQEALYVWYRTVAEEFPDLPIVAYNVPSRTAVDIAPETVARLYRDLDNFVGVKETTKDFEHFSRVLQLCGPDLLVWSGIELLCLPLLALGGVGFLSATSNIAPRAHADLFEAWNSGDIERARELHYGLHPLVDLLFVETNPAPGKWVLEQRGLIESGFVRPPLITPTPGGLTKIREYLKAGERYLSPVDGFTVKGH
- a CDS encoding GntR family transcriptional regulator, which encodes MASETVTQSKAQLAYRWIKERISDGTYTPGYRLVLGQIAKALDVSVVPVREAIRMLESEGLVTFEHNVGAQVAMHDETEYLYTMQTLSLVEGAATALSAPHITAGDIARARAINAQMIECLEHFDPHRFTELNLEFHAVLFENCPNPHILDLVHRGWGRLTVLRDSTFSFVPGRAQESVIEHEQILALLEQHAASLDIELAARAHRTRTLDAFLAYQERRHQ
- a CDS encoding fumarylacetoacetate hydrolase family protein, with translation MGQSLPIRPGKIIGVHINYPSRAAQRGRVPAYPGYFFKPATSVSASGTPIERPAGTELLAFEGEIALVIGTAARRVDPADAWTYVSGVTASNDFGVYDLRLADKGSNVRSKGGDGFTPLGPEVISAALIDPTNLRIRTWVNGAIVQEDTTAQLLFPFAQLVADLSQQLTLEPGDVILTGTPAGASVVRPGDVVEVEVDAPEAAGRPTTGRLVTPVVEGTTPIPSYSAPPAITDEQRADAWGSAEAAGLAPAFTLTAELKAKINSVGTATLSAQLRKHGYNAVTIDGLTSTRPDARLVGRARTLRYIAFREDLFAAHGGGYNAQKRSFDAVGPDDVIVIEARGERGTGTVGDILALRAQVRGAAGIVTDGGVRDLAAVTALAIPTYHAGPHPAVLGRRHVPWDTDLTITCGGAAVQPGDVIVGDADGVLVIPPFLVEEIVDDAIEQELEETFIAERVADGEKIDGLYPMNAQWKARFAQWRAKL
- a CDS encoding RES family NAD+ phosphorylase; translated protein: MQLFRVFAHHQSARPDSPGHPGYLHRRQGSGRWDNAQTYGARYLSRSAMGAVGESFGNHGRWLPSMFETPYLPGGRRALAVFEVPDDLPVLDLDDPAELIRRQVRPSQIVKQNTGFTQPFALRVFHEQDGDGSQRWAGLSWWSFHRPDWTNVMLWETEEIRPPLALLRIEPLDLSHSAVVDSANELVRPIDY
- a CDS encoding antitoxin Xre/MbcA/ParS toxin-binding domain-containing protein — translated: MANLRSSRRANLNQTQERTEFLINTLGSGAVLAGLLGVNRSQPTQWRKGAESPSPEVGRGLLDLDYVVARASMLWQTDSVVAWLQGQNAFLEGARPIDVLRTRGSHDVVDALDAELAGAYA
- a CDS encoding IclR family transcriptional regulator; the protein is MTDVQQPHSQTLSRGLRVLEVLADSAEPMTIADLAATLGVHRSIAYRILRTLEDHGMISRNAAGAFALAPKMAALARGVERSLQAAALPELTTLANELTMTAFLVVLDHTQCVTLSSVEPRAGTATVAQRPGTRHSLALGAPGIAIQSLLTDRELAERGVTRRPLDHGGFATSHDEVIPGLRSVAVPLSAHGSPPAALAAVYVSSDRDASEIATLLLTASRSIGGRLG
- a CDS encoding FAD-binding monooxygenase, which codes for MQFHHRGYVSGDPRIQPLAGVGVDRPEELPDFVDVLIVGTGPAGMVTAAQLSQFPSVTTRIIDRRDGRLAIGQADGIQARSVETFQAFGFAERIIAEAYRITEMNFWKPDPQNPSHIIRTARAVDDPSGVSEFPHLLVNQARVLDYFAEFMAHSSARMTPDYGLEFQDLEIADQGEYPVTVTLMETAGDTIGRERVVHAKYVVGADGARSRVRDAIGCTLDGDQANHAWGVMDVLAVTDFPDIRTKCAIQSDAGGNILLIPREGGYLFRMYVDLGEVAEHDHGAVRHTTIEETVARANEILHPYTLDVKDVAWYSVYEVGHRLTDRFDDVIPEQLGVRTPRVFIAGDACHTHSAKAGQGMNVSMQDGFNLGWKLGYVLDGRSPESLLSTYSAERQVIAKNLIDFDKVWSAMMAAKPDELADPTELEDFYTRTAEFPAGFMTEYTRSSIVGGTEHQSLATGFPVGKRFKSAIVRRVCDSNPVHLGHLAQADGRWRIYVFADGAKAGESSPTADLADWLTSSSDSPILAFTPEGSDADSWFDVKVIYQQDHTDTDLMTVPSAFKPRMSPFGLVNLENAFGADREQDIFDLRGIDRAGAIVVVRPDQYVGAVLPLTATEELSEFFRSSLNQRAAE